The genomic interval GGGCAGCGGAGCGCCGAACACGGCCATCAAGCCGTCGCCCAGCATCTGATTGACGATGCCGCTCTGGCCGCCGATGGCGTCGAACATCAGGGTGTAGTAGCTGTTGAGCAGATCGATCGTCTCCGCCGGGGGCAGGGACTCCGCCAGGCTCGTGAACGAGCGGATGTCGGAGAACATCACGGTGGCGTCGACGTGTTTGCCCCCGAGGGCGAAGCCCGTCTCCAGCAGCTCCTCGGCCACCTCGGCCGTGGCGAACTTCCTGAACAGCTCCCGGTGCTGGTCCCGCAGGCGCTTCTTCTCCAGGCTGGCCGTGACCCGGGCCCGGAGCAGCACCGCGTTCACCGGCTTGAACAGGTAGTCCTCGGCGCCCATCTCGATGCACCGCGCCACGCTGTCGACCTCGTCCACCGACGACATCATGACGACGGGAATGTCGCGCAGCTTGGGATCGGCCCGGAGCGCCTCGAGCGTCTGGTAGCCGTTCATCTCGGGCATCTCGATGTCGAGCAGCACGAGGTCGGGGGGGCGGTTGCGGAGCGCCTCCAGCGCTTGTCGTCCGTTCTCCGCGAAGGCCACACGGTGTCCGAGCTGCTCCAGCGTCCTGGCCACGAGTAGCCGGTTGACCCGGTTGTCGTCGACGACCAGCAGATCGCCGCTGCCGCCGTTACGCCCCGGACTCACGTTCGACCTCCCTGAGCGCCCGGACGACTCGCTCGCACTCCCCGGCCAGCCGCTCGACCCGGGGGCCCGCGCCCTCCAGGCTGCCGGACTTGGCCAGGGCCTCGAGGTCCCTGGCGAGGTTGGACAGCGTCAGCGCGCCGAAGCTGGCGGCATTGGACTTGAGCGAGTGTGCGGCGCGCCGGAAGGAGTCGGTGTCCTTCGCGGTAAGGGCGCGACGCATCGTCCCCACCATCTCCTGGGAGTCCTCCACGAAGGTGGGCAGCAGCTCTTCGAGGAAGCTCGCGCCCATGCTCACTCGCAGGCGTTCCAGCGCCTCGGGGTCCAGCACCGGTGTCGAGGGCCCGTCGGCAGCAGCCCGGTCTGGACGGGCGCTCGCGCCCGGCCCTCCGGCGCGGATCGCCTCCGTCCCGCGCACAGCGCTGCGCTCGAGCGCGGTCACCAGCTCGTCCACGCGGATCGGCTTGCTCAGGTAATCGTCCATTCCCGCGGCCAGGCACAGCTCGCGGTCGCCCTGCAACGCGTTGGCCGTCATCGCCACGATCCGCGGGCGCCGGTCGCCGGGCCAGCGTCGGTTGATCTCGCGGGAGGCCTCGAGCCCGTCCATCTCGGGCATCTGGACGTCCATCAGCACGAGGTCGTACGGCTGCCGCTCGACGGCCTCCACGGCTTCGAGCCCGTTGGCGGCGATGTCCGCGCGGTACCCCATCTGCTCGAGCAGGCGAAGGGCCAGCTTCTGGTTCACGACGTTGTCCTCGGCCAGGAGGATCCGGAGCGGGTGACGCTGCGCCATCTCGGAATCGAGCTCGACCCGGGACGGCGTCCGTTTCTCCACGCGGGTCGGTTGGCCGACGAGGGCCGCGGCCAGCGCGTCGAAGAGCTGCGATGGCTTGATGGGCTTGGTCAGGTGGGCCGCGAAGCCCACGCTCTCGGCGCCCGCCTCGCGGCGGCCCAGCGAGGTGAAGAGCAGCAGGGGCAGGGTGGCCACCGTGCGCTGCTCGCGGATCGCACGGGCCAGCGCGACGCCGTCCAGCTCGGGCATGTGCATGTCGAGGATTCCCGCGTCGAAGGGCTCGCCGGCCTGAATCCAGGCGAGGGCCTCGCGCGGCGAGCCGGTCATCCGCACCGCCATGCCCCAGGTGTCGAGGTACGCGGCGAGGATGCGGCGGTTGGTCTCGTTATCGTCCACTACCAGCACACGCTTGCCGTCGAGCGAGGGCTGCGTTCCCCGCAGCTCCCGGCGCGGAGGCACAGCGCTCTCAGCTGAGGGCGCGCGCACGGTGAACCGGAACTCCGAGCCGTGCCCCTCACGGCTGTCCACGCTCATCGTTCCGCCCATCAACTCGGTCAGCCGCTTGCTGATGGCCAGGCCCAGGCCAGTGCCGCCGTACTTCCGGGCCGTGGAGACGTCGACCTGGCTGAACGACTCGAACAGGCGCTCGATCCGGTCCGTGGGGATGCCGATGCCGGTGTCGCGGACGGAGAAGGTCAGCTCGTAG from Candidatus Methylomirabilota bacterium carries:
- a CDS encoding adenylate/guanylate cyclase domain-containing protein — protein: MSPGRNGGSGDLLVVDDNRVNRLLVARTLEQLGHRVAFAENGRQALEALRNRPPDLVLLDIEMPEMNGYQTLEALRADPKLRDIPVVMMSSVDEVDSVARCIEMGAEDYLFKPVNAVLLRARVTASLEKKRLRDQHRELFRKFATAEVAEELLETGFALGGKHVDATVMFSDIRSFTSLAESLPPAETIDLLNSYYTLMFDAIGGQSGIVNQMLGDGLMAVFGAPLPRPDHAERAVRAALEMLELIAGFDREQAERGKPEIRIGIGIASGQVIAGYTGTERRVTYTCVGDTVNLAAHLETHTKVLGQPILIDGSTRARLSAGVRVKDHGPVQLKTRAQPVHVYSVVPEG
- a CDS encoding response regulator, which codes for YELTFSVRDTGIGIPTDRIERLFESFSQVDVSTARKYGGTGLGLAISKRLTELMGGTMSVDSREGHGSEFRFTVRAPSAESAVPPRRELRGTQPSLDGKRVLVVDDNETNRRILAAYLDTWGMAVRMTGSPREALAWIQAGEPFDAGILDMHMPELDGVALARAIREQRTVATLPLLLFTSLGRREAGAESVGFAAHLTKPIKPSQLFDALAAALVGQPTRVEKRTPSRVELDSEMAQRHPLRILLAEDNVVNQKLALRLLEQMGYRADIAANGLEAVEAVERQPYDLVLMDVQMPEMDGLEASREINRRWPGDRRPRIVAMTANALQGDRELCLAAGMDDYLSKPIRVDELVTALERSAVRGTEAIRAGGPGASARPDRAAADGPSTPVLDPEALERLRVSMGASFLEELLPTFVEDSQEMVGTMRRALTAKDTDSFRRAAHSLKSNAASFGALTLSNLARDLEALAKSGSLEGAGPRVERLAGECERVVRALREVERESGA